One region of Nitrospira sp. genomic DNA includes:
- a CDS encoding zinc ribbon domain-containing protein, whose product MHCPKCGWAQDDDRVECVRCGIIFAKLANTPRPQAAAHPHRTVRRSAALSFAEEWLLTTEESVNPFYFAGRVLVFVLLALWGWRFMTTPLETNYTGESFLHLVNLPFHEAGHLLFMPFGRFMTILGGSLGQILMPLVCLGTFLLKTRDPFGGSVALWWTAENFMDVAPYINDARAMDLLLLGGFTGKEVDAHDWNNLLTMLGWLPYDHSLAKLSYGIGTVLMLLALAWGALLLHRQSRRLDW is encoded by the coding sequence ATGCATTGTCCAAAATGCGGCTGGGCACAGGACGACGACCGGGTTGAATGCGTTCGTTGCGGGATTATTTTTGCGAAGCTTGCCAACACGCCACGGCCTCAGGCGGCTGCTCATCCACATCGAACTGTTCGACGATCAGCGGCGCTGAGCTTCGCCGAAGAGTGGTTGCTGACGACGGAGGAGTCGGTCAATCCGTTCTATTTCGCTGGGCGGGTGCTGGTGTTTGTGCTACTGGCCCTGTGGGGCTGGCGCTTCATGACCACGCCGCTTGAGACGAACTATACGGGCGAATCGTTTTTACATCTGGTGAATCTGCCGTTCCATGAAGCGGGTCATCTGCTCTTCATGCCCTTCGGGCGCTTCATGACGATCCTCGGCGGGAGTCTCGGACAGATCCTCATGCCGCTGGTCTGCCTGGGCACCTTTCTTCTCAAGACCCGCGATCCCTTCGGCGGATCCGTCGCCCTCTGGTGGACGGCCGAGAACTTCATGGACGTCGCGCCCTACATCAACGATGCGCGCGCGATGGATCTCCTGTTGCTCGGCGGGTTCACCGGCAAAGAGGTCGATGCGCATGACTGGAACAATCTCCTCACCATGCTCGGCTGGTTGCCGTATGACCATAGTCTGGCCAAGCTGTCGTACGGCATCGGGACGGTGTTGATGCTGCTTGCGCTGGCCTGGGGCGCGCTACTGCTGCATCGACAGTCCCGACGACTGGACTGGTAG
- a CDS encoding DUF1566 domain-containing protein, whose amino-acid sequence MAAVPILLGVGLMAGQVHADEAASRFVVMLDGEAVKDSASGLVWEREPDYLFDVWDRSVARCATKTVGGRQGWRAPSIDEIKTLVDPDQQDPSLPAGHPFRNIRSGIYWTATPHPKDDIVAWQQSFFSGQAVTDQKSGMRRLWCVLGDVRK is encoded by the coding sequence ATGGCTGCTGTCCCGATCTTGCTTGGCGTCGGTCTCATGGCCGGTCAGGTCCATGCCGACGAGGCCGCCTCGCGGTTCGTTGTGATGCTGGACGGCGAAGCGGTGAAAGATTCGGCGAGCGGGCTGGTATGGGAGCGGGAACCGGATTACTTGTTTGACGTTTGGGATCGCTCAGTGGCCCGATGCGCCACAAAAACCGTCGGTGGGCGGCAGGGTTGGCGCGCTCCGAGCATCGACGAAATCAAAACGCTGGTCGATCCCGACCAGCAAGATCCTTCGTTGCCCGCAGGTCATCCATTTCGCAATATCCGCTCCGGCATCTACTGGACGGCCACACCCCATCCCAAGGACGACATCGTGGCCTGGCAGCAAAGTTTCTTCTCCGGCCAGGCCGTGACCGATCAGAAATCCGGCATGCGCCGTCTCTGGTGTGTGCTGGGAGACGTGCGCAAGTAA